In one Cloacibacillus porcorum genomic region, the following are encoded:
- a CDS encoding O-antigen ligase family protein, with the protein MKTSNKKRTTESKFSWGLLDGGPVSLVPRWIFYPLIFVSLALPNLIFSGVSWFDTLHIMKWAWAMVPVALISLIGGAILALYGAERTGFRLDIFGGVWFSLLAFVSLQPLWADIFALSTYMKEWFFFATLLAAYIFCYNLFTGEKALRCLLWCANLNAAVNIVFAELLIRDMNGPFWFIMNVPGNYIGNTGQQEMFGLWMAMAAMNGIFLHMVYSQFSEAEPKKYRNMKYANLVMLAFNSWGLWNSTTRAGMLSLMTGTIILSVIIWNCKPRKLLKNVGFAALLVAVMLVVNICMGYFGWSRAYALINKTSDMLLNTANFGARREIWLTSWNVVKEHPIAGVGLGHYKWHYLDGQRDAFKDHPEMKWQFTYWAHNEYLQWMAEFGLFGTLILLGAALWWIWSFIRALTRKKDLSYAAMWGCAFVYLIWFDAIFSRPFHRIENVIWLSLAFAVANRQLLPLSAKFSEISHGFIYRLLGFFMAAVAVMGMIFLYSGCRADKYLRAASLTNSASLQRYRIDEARHSLMGRDEANEQLAYHLLAVANVTKKPEDLAAGIEQLYRSFKTRPQAKQLLELINLAQRTGNQALLSELVRYLHPSEYRVVSGDAGPLSK; encoded by the coding sequence GTGAAAACATCGAATAAGAAGAGAACTACGGAGAGTAAATTCTCGTGGGGACTGCTTGACGGCGGCCCCGTATCGTTGGTGCCGCGGTGGATATTTTATCCGCTGATTTTCGTCTCGCTTGCGCTGCCGAACCTGATATTCTCGGGTGTGAGCTGGTTCGATACGCTCCATATAATGAAATGGGCCTGGGCGATGGTGCCTGTCGCGCTGATATCGCTGATCGGCGGCGCCATTCTCGCCCTCTACGGCGCGGAGCGTACCGGCTTCCGCCTTGATATCTTCGGCGGCGTATGGTTTTCGCTGCTGGCCTTTGTCTCGCTGCAGCCTCTGTGGGCCGATATCTTTGCCCTTTCCACCTATATGAAGGAGTGGTTTTTCTTCGCGACGCTGCTCGCCGCCTATATTTTCTGTTACAACCTCTTTACCGGAGAAAAGGCGCTGCGCTGTCTGCTCTGGTGCGCGAATCTCAACGCGGCGGTGAACATCGTCTTCGCCGAGCTGCTGATCCGGGATATGAACGGCCCCTTCTGGTTCATCATGAACGTGCCGGGTAACTATATCGGCAATACGGGACAGCAGGAGATGTTCGGCCTCTGGATGGCGATGGCCGCGATGAACGGCATCTTCCTCCATATGGTATATTCGCAGTTCTCCGAAGCCGAGCCGAAAAAATACCGGAATATGAAGTACGCCAACCTTGTCATGCTGGCCTTCAACTCGTGGGGGCTCTGGAATTCGACGACGCGCGCGGGAATGCTCTCGCTAATGACGGGGACGATAATCCTCTCGGTCATCATCTGGAACTGCAAGCCGCGGAAGCTGCTGAAAAATGTCGGCTTTGCCGCGCTGCTGGTCGCCGTGATGCTCGTCGTCAACATCTGTATGGGCTACTTCGGCTGGAGCCGCGCCTATGCGCTGATAAACAAAACCTCCGACATGCTTTTGAACACCGCCAACTTCGGCGCGCGCCGCGAGATATGGCTCACGAGCTGGAATGTGGTCAAGGAACATCCAATCGCGGGCGTGGGGCTCGGCCATTATAAGTGGCATTACCTCGACGGGCAGCGAGATGCCTTCAAAGACCATCCGGAGATGAAGTGGCAGTTTACCTACTGGGCCCACAACGAGTATCTGCAGTGGATGGCGGAATTCGGCCTTTTCGGGACGCTGATCCTGCTGGGGGCGGCTCTCTGGTGGATATGGAGCTTTATTCGCGCGCTGACGCGGAAAAAGGATCTCTCCTATGCCGCGATGTGGGGCTGCGCCTTCGTCTATCTGATTTGGTTCGACGCTATATTCAGCCGTCCGTTCCACCGGATAGAGAATGTCATTTGGCTGTCGCTGGCCTTTGCGGTCGCCAACCGGCAGCTGCTGCCGCTCTCGGCTAAATTCAGCGAGATCAGCCACGGCTTCATCTATCGGCTTCTTGGGTTTTTTATGGCGGCGGTCGCCGTGATGGGGATGATCTTCCTCTATTCGGGCTGCCGCGCCGATAAGTATCTGCGCGCTGCCTCGCTGACGAACAGCGCTTCTCTGCAGCGCTACCGCATAGACGAGGCGCGGCATAGCCTGATGGGCAGGGACGAGGCAAACGAACAGCTGGCCTATCATCTGCTTGCCGTGGCAAACGTCACGAAGAAGCCGGAGGACCTTGCCGCCGGCATCGAGCAGCTCTATCGGAGCTTTAAGACCAGGCCGCAGGCAAAGCAGCTGCTTGAGCTGATAAATCTGGCGCAGCGTACGGGAAACCAGGCGCTGCTCTCCGAACTTGTGCGGTATCTGCACCCCTCGGAATACCGAGTCGTTTCGGGCGACGCGGGGCCGCTCTCAAAATAG
- the rplI gene encoding 50S ribosomal protein L9, protein MKVILKQDVAKVGKKGELIEVSDGYGRNFLIGRGLAEEATPGRMREYQEFQKTQKARDDKRQKAAEDTKKKLGGKLVSVKVSAGEGGKLFGSVTSAQVAEALSAQFMVNIDKKDIKLDESIKQAGSYTFRIKLYPGIEAEMTLKVETE, encoded by the coding sequence ATGAAAGTAATTTTAAAGCAGGATGTCGCGAAGGTCGGTAAAAAGGGAGAGCTGATCGAGGTCTCCGACGGCTACGGACGCAACTTCCTCATCGGGCGCGGGCTCGCCGAGGAGGCTACGCCGGGAAGGATGCGCGAGTATCAGGAGTTCCAGAAGACGCAGAAGGCGCGCGACGACAAGCGTCAGAAGGCCGCGGAGGATACGAAGAAAAAACTTGGCGGTAAGCTTGTCTCCGTAAAGGTCAGCGCGGGAGAGGGCGGAAAGCTCTTTGGCAGCGTCACCTCAGCGCAGGTCGCCGAGGCGCTGTCGGCCCAGTTCATGGTAAACATCGATAAAAAAGATATCAAGCTTGACGAGTCTATCAAGCAGGCCGGCTCGTACACCTTCAGGATAAAGCTCTATCCCGGCATCGAGGCGGAGATGACGCTTAAGGTGGAGACTGAATAA
- the rpsR gene encoding 30S ribosomal protein S18, with product MENAFNRKRRKRRPKVCHFCVDKVEHIDYKEIDKLKKYITERSKIIPRRVTGTCAKHQRQLTRAIKRARLIALLPFTSD from the coding sequence ATGGAAAACGCATTCAACCGCAAGCGCCGCAAGCGCAGGCCGAAGGTATGCCATTTCTGCGTAGATAAAGTCGAGCACATCGATTACAAAGAAATAGACAAACTTAAGAAATATATAACGGAACGCAGCAAGATAATCCCCCGCCGCGTAACTGGTACATGTGCGAAGCACCAGCGCCAGCTGACGCGCGCGATCAAGCGCGCGAGGCTTATCGCGCTGCTGCCCTTCACATCCGACTAA
- a CDS encoding DUF2232 domain-containing protein: MKGKVIFEWFFWILLSVLMFMAGIEIAFLSPLIILAAPVPLMILVCRQGVREGTLGAVFGTLFVYVIMGPVSAFLYTCEFALLGLLMGILMIKIRSGADYVIFALLASLAVKMLMMGGFHYAAGVNPFMMTPEAAQGLAASVSAALSQGGVSVSPESVNEYVETMAQTVSLMMPAMLILFAAADTMMGYVLTRLYFKRAGGVKLPALPPFVHWRFPKNIFWALLAALILDMASKAFPDDGLYRMLSLNLMEVLRGIFLVEGLSLLWYFMSAYKVNKALRVILTLFCAFFAPVSYVLSMIGIFDIWYDLRRRIKLRRK; encoded by the coding sequence GTGAAGGGTAAAGTTATTTTTGAATGGTTTTTCTGGATATTGCTGAGCGTCCTTATGTTTATGGCTGGCATTGAGATTGCCTTCCTGTCGCCGCTGATAATTTTGGCCGCGCCGGTGCCGCTGATGATCCTCGTCTGCCGGCAGGGTGTGCGCGAGGGCACGTTGGGGGCCGTCTTCGGGACTCTCTTTGTCTATGTCATTATGGGGCCGGTATCGGCCTTTCTATATACCTGTGAATTTGCGCTGCTCGGCCTTTTGATGGGCATCCTGATGATCAAGATCCGCAGCGGTGCGGACTATGTCATCTTCGCGCTGCTTGCCTCGCTGGCGGTGAAGATGCTGATGATGGGGGGATTTCACTATGCAGCCGGAGTCAATCCCTTCATGATGACGCCGGAGGCGGCGCAGGGATTGGCGGCCTCCGTCTCGGCGGCTCTTTCACAGGGAGGGGTTTCCGTCTCGCCGGAGAGCGTTAATGAATATGTGGAGACGATGGCGCAGACCGTTTCGCTGATGATGCCCGCGATGCTGATACTCTTCGCCGCGGCGGATACTATGATGGGCTATGTGCTGACGCGGCTCTATTTCAAGCGGGCCGGAGGCGTGAAGCTGCCGGCGCTGCCGCCCTTCGTCCACTGGCGTTTTCCTAAGAATATATTCTGGGCGCTGCTCGCGGCGCTCATTCTTGATATGGCCTCCAAGGCCTTTCCCGACGACGGCCTCTACCGGATGCTTTCGCTGAACCTCATGGAGGTGCTGCGCGGGATATTCCTCGTTGAGGGTCTCTCGCTGCTCTGGTATTTTATGAGCGCCTACAAGGTGAACAAGGCGCTCAGGGTGATATTGACGCTCTTCTGCGCCTTTTTCGCCCCGGTCTCGTATGTGCTGTCGATGATCGGTATCTTTGATATATGGTACGATTTACGCAGGCGTATTAAATTAAGGAGGAAATAG
- the gspM gene encoding type II secretion system protein GspM: MLSLEELRAMPGAKRLQRAALITVMIWLAALLAFSAALSAMSENEDRLGDAEKILNAAITVKSYPQQGAVSGKEPLSAVSEIIDKLGLQSKVNQLSSSPSGLVLQVNRLYHEELGKLVEDIQRNGLSVKTAELRSLTGQKDGRLINVTLTIVGEDQ; this comes from the coding sequence ATGTTATCTCTTGAAGAGCTGCGCGCGATGCCGGGGGCGAAACGTCTGCAAAGGGCGGCGCTGATCACGGTGATGATCTGGCTCGCCGCGCTGCTTGCCTTTTCCGCCGCGCTCTCCGCCATGAGCGAAAACGAAGACCGGCTTGGCGACGCGGAGAAGATCCTCAACGCGGCGATAACGGTAAAATCTTACCCGCAGCAGGGCGCCGTATCCGGTAAAGAACCGCTTTCGGCGGTATCGGAGATAATCGACAAGCTGGGGCTCCAGAGCAAGGTCAATCAGCTGTCGTCTTCTCCGTCGGGACTTGTGCTGCAGGTCAATAGGCTCTATCACGAGGAGCTGGGCAAGCTTGTTGAGGATATTCAGCGAAACGGTCTCTCGGTGAAGACGGCGGAGCTTCGTTCGCTGACGGGACAGAAAGACGGCCGGCTGATCAACGTAACGCTGACGATAGTGGGTGAAGATCAATGA
- the gspN gene encoding type II secretion system protein GspN, with amino-acid sequence MKKTLRGAAAVIAGLFCGLLVFFPWSSLAGTSASMAMSAAAENGIFLTVASSGVSGLFSKSFIYNGVNADFPVFRFSAGEVTLTPSIISSLFSQTKSCRLEMGRGSLVPVTRQALEWNGGTADISLTPQSLMIENIAFTGKTSVTGFAELSRETGKLTRAKMLLKVPAELDRALEMAGKMGMVPLTKVKSGEWRIER; translated from the coding sequence ATGAAAAAAACCTTACGCGGCGCCGCGGCGGTCATCGCGGGGCTGTTCTGCGGATTACTGGTATTCTTCCCCTGGTCGTCCCTCGCGGGAACCTCGGCCTCGATGGCTATGAGCGCCGCGGCGGAAAACGGAATTTTTCTTACAGTTGCCTCATCCGGCGTATCGGGGCTATTTTCAAAGAGCTTTATATACAACGGCGTGAACGCCGACTTTCCTGTGTTCAGGTTCAGCGCCGGAGAGGTGACCCTCACGCCCTCAATAATCTCCTCGCTTTTTTCGCAGACTAAGAGCTGCCGGCTAGAGATGGGACGCGGCAGCCTTGTGCCGGTGACGCGGCAGGCTCTAGAGTGGAACGGCGGCACGGCGGATATCTCGCTCACACCGCAGTCTTTGATGATAGAGAATATCGCCTTTACCGGCAAAACTTCCGTTACTGGCTTTGCCGAGCTTTCGCGTGAGACGGGGAAGCTGACGCGCGCGAAGATGCTGCTCAAGGTGCCTGCGGAACTTGACCGGGCCCTTGAAATGGCCGGTAAGATGGGAATGGTTCCGCTGACCAAGGTCAAGAGCGGGGAGTGGAGGATCGAGAGATGA
- the gspL gene encoding type II secretion system protein GspL: MEKISFAAKPARAPNKIKFYHLSCERGELPLAGETEAYFIPFRTATVFPFSFPFGRKVNLRSAITLTFRPILGEQESRLSLVPQVAEQRANLTRGAAWFVSREEISEYEERLGNKSIFLPAPAAFAAEIGGDGLIVWQEGDSSCAVWFKEYTPQLYRYASGGAEELAQWMRSYVSSTGGEIPAENVRIFCAEDVSREELRRAAAATFAAAPGLARLDLSNRGASMAEQYEAFFNSAFRAVKIASAAGLMFLILSLFILVQNKYMSESFAAAPSEVYRLTTGEVSRSPLADITKRLRLLTGGGVQLTLEGTLANFAAAWKTLPAGTDIKVDAIRYGRERTEIEGQASKTDHIQLLRDALAKNGFTVKLGDVQQIPGGGMRFTLNLAEGGR; the protein is encoded by the coding sequence ATGGAAAAAATTTCCTTTGCGGCTAAGCCGGCGAGGGCTCCGAATAAGATAAAATTTTACCACCTCTCCTGCGAGAGGGGGGAGTTGCCGCTGGCCGGCGAGACGGAAGCTTACTTTATTCCTTTTCGTACTGCCACGGTATTTCCCTTCTCCTTTCCCTTTGGTCGTAAGGTCAATTTAAGGAGCGCGATAACCCTTACATTTAGGCCGATCCTCGGCGAACAGGAGTCCAGGCTCTCTTTGGTCCCGCAGGTCGCCGAGCAGCGTGCGAATCTCACGCGCGGCGCGGCCTGGTTCGTCTCGAGGGAAGAGATATCGGAGTATGAGGAGCGGCTGGGCAATAAAAGTATCTTTCTGCCCGCTCCGGCAGCCTTTGCCGCCGAGATAGGCGGCGATGGCCTCATTGTTTGGCAGGAGGGAGATTCTTCCTGCGCAGTGTGGTTTAAGGAATATACGCCGCAGCTTTACAGATACGCCTCTGGCGGCGCGGAGGAGCTCGCGCAGTGGATGCGCAGCTATGTCTCTTCGACCGGCGGGGAGATACCGGCGGAGAACGTACGCATATTTTGCGCGGAGGATGTTTCGCGCGAGGAGCTGCGGCGTGCCGCAGCGGCGACCTTTGCCGCCGCGCCGGGACTTGCTCGGCTCGACCTCTCCAACCGCGGAGCCTCGATGGCCGAACAGTACGAGGCCTTTTTCAATTCAGCCTTTCGAGCGGTGAAGATCGCCTCGGCGGCGGGGCTGATGTTTTTGATCCTTTCGCTTTTTATACTTGTACAAAATAAATACATGTCTGAATCCTTTGCCGCGGCGCCCTCCGAGGTATACAGGCTTACCACAGGAGAGGTTAGCCGCAGCCCTCTCGCGGATATCACCAAGAGGCTGCGCCTTCTGACGGGCGGCGGCGTCCAGCTCACACTGGAGGGAACGCTCGCGAACTTCGCCGCGGCCTGGAAGACGCTGCCGGCGGGGACGGATATCAAGGTCGACGCGATACGTTACGGACGCGAACGTACGGAGATTGAGGGCCAGGCCTCCAAAACCGATCATATTCAGCTGCTGCGCGACGCGCTTGCGAAGAACGGCTTTACCGTCAAGCTTGGCGACGTACAGCAGATACCGGGCGGCGGTATGCGCTTTACGCTGAATCTTGCGGAAGGGGGACGCTGA
- a CDS encoding septum formation initiator — protein MNAPKLRWVLFGAAVTFMIAVLLTSFFKEIEKIDVLASALDGRMEELVKEERKTQKLKQDIRYYSTPEGIARLATEQFNLVQSGDRIYKIEITSKDSLQ, from the coding sequence ATGAACGCGCCGAAACTGCGCTGGGTGCTCTTTGGAGCGGCGGTGACCTTTATGATCGCGGTGCTCTTGACCTCCTTCTTCAAGGAGATCGAGAAGATTGACGTGCTTGCCTCCGCGCTCGACGGCAGGATGGAAGAGCTGGTCAAAGAGGAGCGTAAGACCCAGAAGCTGAAGCAGGATATCCGCTACTACAGCACCCCGGAGGGAATTGCGCGTCTTGCCACCGAGCAGTTCAATCTGGTGCAGTCCGGCGACCGGATCTACAAAATCGAGATAACGTCAAAGGACAGCTTGCAATAG
- the rpsF gene encoding 30S ribosomal protein S6: MRSYEMVVIFKADIEDHKTVSEDTAEIVRGLGAEVEKIDLWGKKRFAYPIDKQLEGFYTLYTFKLDPAQVKEMERLLSLKPYVVRQMVVNLEEK, translated from the coding sequence GTGCGGTCTTACGAAATGGTTGTAATATTTAAGGCTGATATCGAGGATCATAAGACAGTTTCCGAAGATACGGCCGAGATCGTGCGCGGATTGGGAGCAGAGGTTGAGAAGATCGACCTTTGGGGCAAAAAGCGTTTTGCCTACCCCATCGACAAACAGCTAGAGGGCTTTTACACTCTCTACACGTTTAAGCTCGACCCCGCGCAGGTTAAGGAAATGGAACGTCTCCTTAGCCTCAAGCCTTACGTTGTGCGGCAGATGGTCGTCAACCTTGAGGAGAAGTAG
- the dnaB gene encoding replicative DNA helicase, with amino-acid sequence MENNSAIDRIPPFNLEAERSVLGSCLLDSEALTAVMEGLSSEDFYDPRHRKAFEVMESMASRNVAVDSLTFRDEIKKQSLEERLGGISFIASLMESVTTTANIEYHIGIVRDKSIHRSLIVVGSDISRLGFSEDIEVDDALETAEQRVFEIARTGKTTNIRSTREVLVSAMADIEKRLAGGLAVTGVPSGFKDFDSMSAGLQPGGLYILAARPSMGKTAFAINIAQYAAMQENIPVLIFSLEMSAEQIVQRMLSSEAKVNLRALFETKRQQNEQWKRLKDAAAAIEKSPVFIDDSSPLNTMELRGRCRRFFAKYGEGRGLIVVDYLQLMHAARRIENRTQEVSEISRTLKSIAREFKVPVLALSQLSRDVEKRDKKKPQLSDLRESGAIEQDADMVIFLYREAYYAQENDTNDATAEVIVAKNRNGPTGKVDLVFFREFARFENGYSSGY; translated from the coding sequence TTGGAGAACAACAGCGCCATAGACAGAATACCGCCGTTCAACCTTGAGGCAGAGAGGTCTGTCCTTGGCTCGTGTCTTCTTGACTCGGAGGCGCTGACCGCCGTCATGGAGGGGCTGTCATCCGAGGATTTTTACGACCCGCGCCACCGCAAGGCCTTTGAGGTGATGGAGTCGATGGCCTCGCGCAACGTCGCCGTCGACTCTCTCACCTTTCGCGACGAGATAAAAAAGCAGAGTCTTGAGGAGCGCCTCGGCGGAATATCCTTTATCGCCTCTCTGATGGAATCGGTGACGACGACGGCCAATATCGAATATCATATCGGCATCGTGCGCGACAAGTCGATACACCGTTCGCTCATCGTCGTCGGCAGCGATATCTCGCGTCTAGGCTTCAGCGAGGACATCGAGGTGGACGACGCGCTTGAGACCGCGGAGCAGCGGGTATTCGAGATCGCGCGCACGGGGAAGACCACCAACATACGCTCCACGCGCGAAGTGCTGGTCTCGGCGATGGCCGATATTGAAAAACGTCTCGCCGGAGGGCTGGCCGTCACGGGCGTTCCCTCCGGATTCAAAGATTTTGACAGCATGTCCGCCGGCCTGCAGCCGGGCGGGCTTTATATACTGGCGGCGCGTCCATCGATGGGAAAGACGGCCTTCGCGATAAACATCGCGCAGTACGCGGCGATGCAGGAGAATATTCCCGTCCTTATTTTCAGCCTTGAAATGTCGGCGGAGCAGATAGTGCAGCGAATGCTCTCCTCGGAGGCGAAGGTCAATCTCAGGGCTCTCTTCGAGACTAAACGCCAGCAGAACGAACAGTGGAAGCGGCTGAAAGACGCCGCGGCGGCGATCGAGAAGAGCCCAGTCTTTATCGACGACAGCTCGCCGCTGAACACGATGGAGCTGCGCGGGCGCTGCCGCCGTTTCTTTGCGAAATACGGCGAGGGACGCGGCCTCATCGTCGTAGACTACCTCCAGCTGATGCACGCGGCGCGGCGGATTGAGAACCGTACCCAGGAGGTCTCGGAGATCTCGCGCACGCTGAAGAGTATCGCGCGCGAATTCAAGGTGCCGGTGCTCGCGCTTTCGCAGCTTTCGCGCGACGTTGAAAAGCGCGACAAGAAGAAGCCGCAGCTCTCCGACCTGCGCGAAAGCGGCGCGATAGAGCAGGACGCCGACATGGTCATCTTTCTCTACCGCGAGGCCTATTACGCACAGGAGAACGATACGAACGACGCGACGGCGGAGGTAATAGTTGCGAAGAACCGCAACGGTCCCACCGGAAAGGTCGATCTGGTATTCTTCCGCGAATTCGCGCGGTTCGAAAACGGCTACAGCAGCGGATATTAA
- a CDS encoding pilus assembly FimT family protein — MRRGVSPGFTLIEIMLVVGLVGIIAAAALAPLVFTIRSLEEAQRRWGSSHNTAAAVDRIYSDIRRVIPNPSFSTFKIIHKSGFSTEADDRLVMWSAAPKYEGKNVGVVVYKIVTKGVLNNAKPGLYRWVLANVPSKSTVSGDISGRSASEPESPMDVNTDELDPKVAKLMLADAVGVKFYVWQGNKWAQEYDGKLPNLLKTEIITKEGTYSHTERFPNAAEK; from the coding sequence ATGAGGCGCGGCGTCAGCCCGGGATTTACTCTCATCGAAATAATGCTCGTAGTGGGGCTGGTCGGCATTATAGCCGCCGCCGCCCTCGCCCCGCTTGTATTTACGATTCGTTCGCTGGAAGAGGCGCAGCGGCGGTGGGGTAGCTCTCACAACACCGCCGCCGCGGTGGACAGGATATATTCCGATATCCGCCGCGTCATTCCCAACCCCTCTTTTTCAACCTTTAAGATCATCCATAAGAGCGGTTTTTCGACCGAGGCCGACGACCGTCTAGTGATGTGGAGCGCCGCTCCCAAGTACGAGGGTAAAAATGTCGGCGTCGTGGTCTATAAGATCGTGACGAAGGGTGTCCTCAATAACGCGAAGCCCGGACTCTACCGCTGGGTGCTTGCCAACGTTCCATCAAAGTCCACCGTATCGGGGGATATCTCCGGACGCTCCGCCTCGGAGCCGGAGTCGCCGATGGATGTCAACACCGACGAGCTCGACCCTAAAGTGGCGAAGCTTATGCTTGCCGACGCGGTTGGCGTGAAATTCTATGTATGGCAGGGGAACAAATGGGCCCAGGAGTATGACGGAAAGCTCCCGAATCTTCTGAAGACCGAGATCATCACCAAAGAGGGCACTTATTCGCACACTGAGAGGTTTCCCAATGCGGCAGAGAAGTAG
- a CDS encoding single-stranded DNA-binding protein — protein sequence MSRGYNRTVLMGNLARDPDVRFTPNKQKVARITVAIGRQWKNKATGELQSHTDFIPVVAWGASADICERYLKKGRPVLVEGRITVRDFDDIKTGQHRWVTEVVAENIVLLSSGRREDEGSGGYQQQSYGGGQQSGYGRAPQPQSDAMAAPDMGSLRGEAGFEDDFPLDFSELGGPDSSGDVEIPF from the coding sequence ATGTCCAGAGGATATAACAGGACAGTGCTGATGGGCAACCTGGCACGCGATCCGGATGTAAGATTTACGCCCAACAAACAGAAGGTGGCGCGCATTACGGTAGCCATAGGGCGTCAGTGGAAGAACAAAGCCACCGGCGAGCTTCAGAGCCATACGGATTTTATTCCCGTGGTGGCCTGGGGCGCCTCTGCGGATATCTGTGAGCGTTATCTTAAGAAGGGGCGTCCTGTATTGGTAGAAGGAAGGATCACCGTGCGTGATTTCGACGACATCAAGACAGGCCAGCACCGTTGGGTCACGGAGGTCGTAGCAGAGAACATCGTTCTTCTGAGTTCAGGCCGCAGAGAAGATGAAGGTTCCGGCGGTTATCAGCAGCAGAGTTACGGCGGAGGCCAGCAGTCCGGTTACGGGCGCGCGCCGCAGCCGCAGTCCGACGCCATGGCGGCCCCCGATATGGGCAGCCTGAGAGGCGAGGCCGGCTTTGAGGATGATTTCCCGCTTGATTTTTCCGAGCTCGGAGGCCCTGATTCATCAGGAGATGTAGAGATACCGTTCTAG
- a CDS encoding general secretion pathway protein GspK, with translation MRQRSSGFILVSVLLSTTLLLTSATAFAWFARTEARRVSTRENILKCRNAAEIAVGVIGRKIAADDNKYDGFTEPLYAPGQRTKIEIGDYDISIRITPLNDRISVNGLLLPDGVTLRSEYETAWDAIWEELEHAELAAPVLDFIDKDKNQKLGGAERDGNINRLVSDLNEFKAMPEINDKVLWGDNEHPGGLARYLTVPGGQKININVAAPEVIEKLDDGLSLAHAQDIAAQRLISPLTSMEDLKRLPGFPAAVATKLANVIGFESTHFLLEMNVKDKVGNTRNYRVIVERSGKKCKIFSWEE, from the coding sequence ATGCGGCAGAGAAGTAGCGGCTTCATCCTCGTCTCCGTTCTGCTCTCCACGACGCTGCTTCTAACCTCGGCGACGGCCTTCGCCTGGTTCGCGCGCACCGAGGCGCGGCGGGTGTCGACGCGCGAGAATATACTTAAATGCCGCAACGCCGCCGAGATCGCGGTGGGAGTCATCGGACGGAAGATCGCCGCCGACGACAATAAATACGACGGTTTCACCGAGCCGCTCTACGCTCCGGGACAGCGGACGAAAATTGAGATCGGAGATTATGATATTTCCATTCGAATTACGCCGTTAAATGATAGAATATCTGTGAATGGGCTTTTACTTCCCGACGGAGTTACCCTCCGTTCGGAATATGAGACCGCGTGGGACGCGATCTGGGAGGAATTAGAGCACGCGGAGCTCGCGGCGCCGGTGCTTGACTTTATTGATAAGGATAAAAACCAGAAGCTTGGCGGGGCGGAGCGTGACGGCAATATCAACCGGCTTGTCTCGGATCTTAACGAGTTTAAGGCGATGCCGGAGATCAATGACAAGGTGCTGTGGGGCGACAATGAGCATCCTGGCGGACTGGCGAGGTATCTTACCGTTCCCGGAGGCCAGAAGATAAATATAAACGTCGCCGCGCCTGAGGTGATCGAGAAACTAGACGACGGACTCTCCCTCGCACACGCTCAGGATATCGCGGCGCAGCGGCTTATCTCACCGCTCACGAGTATGGAAGATCTGAAACGCCTGCCGGGATTTCCCGCGGCGGTGGCGACGAAGCTGGCGAATGTCATTGGTTTTGAAAGCACGCATTTTCTGCTTGAGATGAATGTTAAAGACAAAGTTGGCAATACAAGAAATTATCGGGTGATAGTAGAGCGCAGCGGTAAAAAATGCAAAATATTCAGCTGGGAAGAGTAG